The following coding sequences are from one Hymenobacter sp. DG25A window:
- the sprA gene encoding cell surface protein SprA: MLAVDTPRTVLPADTSRYRPSRRPKVAPADRVGNRLSPQRRESPLLLDLPSNVNLNVTVDDSLQGVDLSETVGDSINYRDPTRMTFEEYSRWQEQQTIRNYFRNKAAGGVAGEANTPAVAQRLIPKIYLGPAADRIFGGSFVDIRPNGSVTVRAGAKFNRNRNPTLTLRQQKTGDFNFEQQMNLNLAGQIGEKLRVTLNYDTKAAFDFENNMKLDFTGFDTDIIRKIELGNVSLPLNNSLIQGGQNLFGVKTQLQFGKLAVTAVAATLRGQADEVRVQNGGQSRPFEIKASQYERDRHFFLSQFFRDRYDASLRNLPTIQSGIEIRRLEVYVTNDNRATDNLRNVVSLMDLGEPRVIYRNELFSKQQPPRTPAANDANKEFQTVIAGGQSARSNLTTDTFLNSLGLSKSVDYEHVRARRLDPREYTFNAQLGYLSLNTSLLPEQVLAVSYEYTYNGRVYQVGETVNEYGPDVQQDEVVFLKMLKSTNPALQFPTWDLMMKNIYSLNANQLNRDNFRLDIIYKDDASGIDLISLKEGEKVKNIPLVQVFNLDNVNANNDRPADGNFDFLTGITVDPEQGRIIFPEVEPFGSYLKSKFDTVTEKGLVDKYVYQELYEQTQSDAQQRQEKDKFYLQGRYQATSTDEISLPGIRVAEGSVRVYSGSTLLQEGTDYQVFYDQAKVKILNPAYLNAANELRVAFEKDALVQVQPRRLLGARFDYRLTEDINFGGTVLHLVENQAPGINRVNIGDEPGNNTMYGLDVNMRRESRVLTKYLDMLPLIETKAPSSVAFSGEFAQLVPGKTKLGRGENGVSYVDDFEGARTPYTLSGISSITSWRLAATPLPLLQGTGLASAYNRAKLAWYTIDQSYYNNGSSKPNNIRAADLLNHYTRGIARTEIFPNRDNGTLGNGYEYPLDLAYFPTERGPYNYNPAVGADGKTLPAPDKNYAGISREITFDTDFDNANVEYLEFWLMDPFIKGKNGLIDDSEHPAVNNTTGGELYLNLGAVSEDVLKDQSRYEFENGLSDDEANPERDTERTEWGRVSTQQFLTDAFSTAPGGRNRQDIGLDGLNDTEEKTFFQGVYSTLEDPSADDFRHHLNDYYNSGGRDIKILGRYKEYNGMEANSPENSQQSSTPLPDKEDLNRDNVISDTERYYEYKISLKPGQLRVGENFIVDKVSKNVNGDAITWYQFRVPVRQPTAVRGTPDGQPFGFKSIRFMRLYLTQWQQPAVLRFVQMQFVANQWRRFLGTVAEPGKPNVNTDADVDAFAISTVSLEENGSSSTNAVTDAIPYVLPPGIRRDREYGSSTVNRQQNEQSLRLCVEGLREGYGKAAYKNVSINMLRYKRLRMFLHAESETGTRNDQVRAIVRIGTDYTQNYYEYSLPLKITPQGSINETEIWDPANNIDIAFQEFVDAKMERYKTVGGANLQVPYVKQLADGRTITIVGNPDFSEVQGVLIGVFNPTNDGAEQSVCIWADELRVDDFDRTAGWAATARFNTQLADLANVTATGSYLTVGFGGLQDKVQQRSLDDVARGDLNATVAAEKLLPSKLGLRIPVLVQAGTESRSPRYDPLDPDVELKQSLEKFETSSERDTYRKEVTDQTRSRSISVLNLRKERVNPEKKVRPYDIENFALSYSLNEQLHTDIRTDRDFTKTFNAALAYTYQTTPKSYTPLAGVKALESPYLKMLQELNFTPLPSRFAFRADLDRRYNERFLQRTTLPGQVPSAEGIPGVFQKSFFFNRIYDLKWDLTKSLALDYTAANRGTIDEGPGRTIGDDDISRRNRTQLWKNLKRGGRTTNFNQTIALTYRLPLDKFPLTDWLSADTRYAANYSWQAASTALTAPKDPTNPDSETEPLNLGNTIQNNAELSANGRIDLVKLYNKVRFLNIINNAPPPPRRPTAEEAKRNPQAPVAQAPADTTAGPELRVLKGVLRSLMTARSLNFTYTRTAGTLLPGYMPKTRFLGMNSDFDAPGLPFILGRQYELNDLYNRAQSNGWYTERSDYLNTPLSSLETTNLNLRTALEPFRDFNIQLDATRLTVRNREEFYRWKIDSLTLEPYRDGNGNFQLANKLPSGTGSFSTSFISIQTLFGDQSRGGTESKAFDRYVANRQIIRDQLAKANTNPGNYGFNSQDVLIPAFLDAYRGRSSDGYKPKKFDPFAMLPLPNWRIDYNGLGELPFMQRFFRSVSITHAYASTYNIGSYSTSAQYNNEPEGLASKTNTNGDFIPYFVLGQVSILERMSPLLGLNFQTLEKVTGRVEYRTERNLSLNTTNAEVTEVHTEEMVIGFGYVTNQLKLPFRIGGEQRILRNELTARLDLSIRDNSTIQRRINNVSDTDPGQPNSTTTNGGRQVQLRPTIDYVLNQRLNLQFYFTRLISEPRGNSGYRNAATEGGLQLRYSLSE; this comes from the coding sequence ATGCTGGCTGTGGATACGCCGCGCACGGTATTGCCGGCCGATACCAGCCGCTACCGGCCCAGCCGCCGCCCCAAAGTGGCCCCGGCCGACCGGGTGGGCAACCGCCTGAGCCCGCAGCGCCGCGAGTCGCCGCTGCTGCTGGATCTGCCTTCCAACGTGAACCTGAACGTGACCGTGGACGACAGCCTGCAGGGCGTGGACCTGTCGGAAACCGTGGGGGACAGCATCAACTACCGCGACCCCACGCGGATGACGTTTGAGGAGTATTCCCGCTGGCAGGAACAGCAAACCATCCGCAACTACTTCCGCAATAAGGCGGCGGGTGGCGTAGCTGGCGAGGCCAACACGCCGGCTGTAGCCCAGCGCCTGATTCCTAAAATCTACCTGGGCCCGGCCGCCGACCGTATTTTTGGCGGCAGCTTCGTGGATATCCGCCCCAATGGCTCGGTTACCGTGCGCGCGGGCGCCAAGTTCAACCGCAACCGCAACCCCACGCTCACCCTGCGCCAGCAGAAAACCGGCGACTTCAACTTTGAGCAGCAAATGAACCTGAACCTCGCCGGCCAGATTGGTGAGAAGCTGCGGGTAACGCTCAACTACGATACGAAGGCGGCTTTCGACTTCGAGAACAACATGAAGCTCGATTTCACGGGCTTCGATACAGACATTATCCGCAAGATTGAGCTGGGCAACGTGAGCTTGCCGCTCAATAACTCGCTTATTCAGGGCGGGCAGAATTTGTTTGGGGTGAAAACCCAGCTGCAGTTTGGCAAGCTGGCCGTAACGGCCGTGGCCGCCACCCTGCGCGGCCAGGCTGATGAGGTGCGCGTGCAGAACGGCGGCCAGAGCCGCCCCTTCGAGATTAAAGCCAGCCAGTACGAGCGGGACCGGCACTTCTTCCTGTCGCAGTTTTTCCGCGACCGGTACGATGCTTCCCTGCGCAACCTGCCCACCATTCAGTCGGGCATAGAAATCCGGCGGCTGGAGGTGTACGTGACCAACGACAACCGCGCTACGGATAATCTGCGCAACGTGGTCAGCCTCATGGACCTGGGTGAACCCCGCGTGATATACCGCAATGAGCTGTTCAGCAAGCAGCAGCCCCCGCGTACTCCGGCTGCCAATGATGCCAACAAGGAGTTTCAAACGGTGATAGCCGGGGGCCAGAGCGCCCGCAGCAACCTCACCACCGATACCTTTCTGAATTCGCTGGGGTTGTCTAAATCCGTGGACTATGAGCACGTGCGGGCCCGCCGGCTCGACCCCCGCGAGTACACCTTTAACGCGCAGCTGGGCTACCTCTCCCTGAATACCTCGCTGCTGCCGGAGCAGGTTTTGGCCGTTTCCTACGAGTATACCTACAATGGCCGCGTATATCAGGTAGGCGAAACCGTAAACGAGTACGGCCCCGATGTGCAGCAGGACGAGGTGGTGTTCCTGAAAATGCTGAAGAGCACCAACCCGGCGCTGCAGTTTCCCACCTGGGATTTGATGATGAAAAACATCTACTCCCTCAATGCCAATCAGCTAAACCGGGACAACTTCCGCCTCGATATTATCTATAAGGATGATGCGTCGGGCATTGACCTGATTTCGCTGAAGGAAGGCGAGAAGGTGAAAAACATTCCGTTGGTGCAGGTTTTCAACCTCGACAACGTAAACGCCAACAACGACCGGCCAGCCGACGGCAACTTCGACTTCCTGACCGGCATTACCGTGGACCCCGAGCAAGGTCGCATCATCTTTCCGGAAGTAGAGCCCTTTGGTTCTTACCTGAAGAGCAAGTTTGACACCGTAACCGAGAAAGGCCTGGTAGACAAATACGTGTACCAGGAGCTCTACGAGCAGACCCAGAGCGACGCGCAGCAACGGCAGGAGAAGGACAAATTCTACCTGCAGGGCCGCTACCAGGCTACTTCTACCGATGAAATCAGCCTGCCCGGCATCCGGGTAGCAGAGGGCTCGGTGCGGGTGTACTCCGGCAGCACGCTGCTGCAGGAAGGCACCGATTATCAGGTATTTTATGATCAGGCCAAGGTTAAAATTCTGAATCCGGCCTATCTGAATGCGGCCAACGAACTGCGCGTAGCATTTGAGAAAGATGCCCTGGTGCAGGTGCAGCCCCGCCGCCTGCTGGGCGCCCGGTTTGATTATCGCCTCACTGAGGACATCAATTTTGGCGGCACCGTGCTGCACCTGGTAGAAAATCAGGCTCCGGGCATCAACCGCGTCAACATCGGCGACGAGCCCGGCAATAACACCATGTACGGGCTGGACGTGAACATGCGGCGCGAATCACGGGTGCTGACCAAGTACCTGGACATGCTGCCGCTGATTGAAACCAAAGCGCCTTCGTCGGTCGCCTTTAGCGGGGAGTTTGCGCAGCTGGTGCCGGGCAAAACCAAGCTGGGCCGCGGCGAGAATGGGGTTTCCTATGTCGATGACTTTGAAGGGGCGCGCACGCCCTACACGCTCAGCGGCATCAGCTCCATCACCTCCTGGCGGCTGGCGGCCACGCCCCTGCCACTGCTGCAAGGCACTGGTTTGGCATCGGCCTACAATCGGGCCAAGCTGGCCTGGTACACCATTGATCAATCGTACTACAACAACGGCTCCAGCAAGCCCAACAACATCCGGGCCGCCGACCTGCTGAACCACTACACCCGCGGCATTGCGCGCACGGAGATTTTCCCTAACCGCGACAACGGCACTCTGGGCAACGGCTACGAGTACCCCCTGGACCTGGCGTATTTCCCCACCGAGCGCGGCCCCTATAACTACAACCCGGCCGTGGGCGCCGATGGTAAAACGCTGCCCGCGCCGGATAAAAACTACGCCGGCATCAGCCGCGAAATCACCTTTGATACGGACTTCGACAACGCCAACGTAGAGTACCTGGAGTTCTGGCTGATGGACCCTTTCATCAAAGGCAAGAACGGCCTGATTGACGATAGTGAGCACCCGGCTGTGAACAACACCACCGGCGGCGAGCTGTACCTGAATCTGGGCGCTGTGTCGGAGGATGTGCTGAAGGACCAGAGCCGCTACGAGTTTGAGAATGGCCTTTCCGATGATGAAGCCAACCCCGAGCGGGATACGGAGCGCACGGAGTGGGGCCGCGTGAGCACCCAGCAGTTTCTGACCGATGCCTTTTCTACGGCCCCCGGCGGCCGCAACCGCCAGGATATCGGGCTGGATGGCCTCAATGATACAGAGGAAAAAACCTTCTTCCAGGGCGTGTATAGCACTTTGGAAGACCCCTCGGCCGATGACTTCCGCCACCACCTGAACGACTACTACAATTCCGGCGGCCGCGACATTAAGATTCTGGGCCGCTACAAGGAGTACAACGGCATGGAGGCCAACTCGCCGGAGAACAGCCAGCAAAGCTCCACGCCCCTGCCCGATAAGGAAGACCTGAACCGCGACAACGTCATTTCCGACACGGAGCGCTACTACGAATACAAGATTTCCCTAAAGCCCGGCCAGCTGCGCGTGGGCGAGAACTTCATTGTAGACAAAGTCTCGAAAAACGTAAACGGCGACGCCATAACGTGGTACCAGTTCCGGGTGCCGGTGCGGCAGCCTACGGCCGTGCGCGGCACCCCCGATGGGCAGCCCTTCGGCTTTAAGTCCATCCGGTTTATGCGGCTGTATCTCACGCAGTGGCAGCAGCCTGCCGTGCTGCGCTTTGTGCAGATGCAGTTTGTGGCCAACCAGTGGCGCCGCTTCCTGGGCACCGTGGCCGAGCCCGGCAAGCCTAACGTGAATACGGATGCCGACGTCGATGCCTTTGCCATATCGACGGTGAGTCTGGAAGAGAATGGCAGCTCCAGCACCAATGCGGTAACGGATGCCATTCCCTACGTGCTGCCGCCCGGCATCCGCCGCGACCGGGAGTATGGCTCCAGCACCGTAAACCGGCAGCAGAACGAGCAAAGCCTGCGCCTGTGCGTGGAAGGCCTGCGCGAAGGCTACGGCAAGGCCGCCTACAAGAATGTGAGCATTAACATGCTGCGCTATAAGCGGCTGCGCATGTTCCTGCACGCCGAAAGCGAAACCGGCACCCGCAACGACCAGGTCCGCGCCATTGTGCGCATTGGCACCGACTATACCCAGAACTACTATGAGTACTCGCTGCCGCTGAAAATTACGCCCCAGGGCAGCATCAACGAGACAGAAATCTGGGACCCAGCCAACAACATTGATATTGCCTTTCAGGAGTTTGTAGATGCCAAAATGGAGCGCTACAAGACGGTGGGCGGCGCCAACCTGCAGGTGCCTTATGTAAAACAGCTGGCCGATGGCCGCACCATTACCATCGTGGGCAACCCTGATTTCTCGGAGGTGCAGGGCGTGCTGATTGGCGTGTTCAACCCCACCAATGACGGCGCCGAGCAGTCGGTGTGTATATGGGCTGATGAGCTGCGCGTGGATGACTTTGACCGCACCGCCGGCTGGGCCGCTACCGCCCGCTTCAATACCCAGCTGGCTGATCTGGCCAACGTAACAGCTACCGGCAGCTACCTTACGGTGGGCTTTGGCGGCCTGCAAGACAAGGTGCAGCAACGCTCCCTGGACGATGTAGCCCGCGGCGACCTGAACGCCACCGTAGCGGCCGAAAAGCTGCTGCCCAGTAAGCTGGGCCTGCGCATTCCGGTGCTGGTGCAGGCCGGCACGGAGTCCCGCTCTCCCCGCTACGACCCGCTGGACCCCGATGTGGAGCTAAAACAGTCGCTGGAGAAGTTTGAAACCAGCAGTGAGCGGGATACCTACCGCAAGGAAGTAACCGACCAGACGCGCAGCCGCAGCATTAGCGTGCTGAACCTGCGCAAGGAGCGCGTGAACCCGGAGAAGAAAGTACGCCCGTATGATATCGAGAACTTCGCGCTGAGCTACTCCCTGAATGAGCAGCTGCACACCGACATTCGCACGGACCGGGACTTCACCAAAACCTTCAATGCCGCGCTGGCCTACACCTACCAGACCACGCCCAAAAGCTACACGCCGCTGGCAGGTGTCAAGGCCCTGGAGTCGCCGTACCTGAAAATGCTGCAGGAGTTGAACTTCACGCCCCTGCCCAGCCGCTTTGCCTTCCGCGCCGACCTGGACCGCCGCTACAACGAGCGGTTCCTGCAGCGCACCACGCTGCCGGGCCAGGTGCCCTCGGCCGAGGGTATTCCGGGCGTATTCCAGAAAAGCTTCTTCTTCAACCGGATTTATGATCTGAAGTGGGACCTGACCAAGAGCCTGGCCCTGGACTATACGGCCGCCAACCGCGGTACCATTGATGAAGGCCCCGGCCGCACCATCGGCGACGATGACATCTCCCGCCGCAACCGTACCCAACTGTGGAAAAACCTGAAGCGCGGGGGCCGCACCACCAATTTCAACCAGACCATAGCGCTTACCTACCGCCTGCCGCTGGACAAGTTTCCGCTGACGGACTGGCTGAGCGCCGACACGCGCTACGCCGCAAATTACTCTTGGCAGGCCGCGTCTACCGCCCTCACAGCACCAAAGGACCCCACCAACCCAGATAGCGAAACCGAGCCGCTCAATTTGGGCAATACCATTCAGAATAATGCCGAGCTCAGCGCCAATGGCCGTATTGACCTGGTGAAGCTCTACAACAAAGTGCGCTTTCTTAACATCATCAACAATGCCCCGCCCCCCCCGCGCCGCCCTACGGCGGAAGAAGCCAAGCGCAACCCGCAGGCACCGGTAGCCCAGGCCCCCGCCGACACCACTGCCGGGCCCGAGCTGCGCGTGCTGAAAGGCGTGCTTCGCTCCCTGATGACGGCGCGGAGCCTCAATTTCACTTACACCCGCACGGCGGGCACGCTGCTGCCGGGCTACATGCCTAAAACCCGCTTTCTGGGTATGAACAGTGATTTTGATGCCCCGGGCCTGCCCTTTATCCTGGGGCGTCAGTATGAGTTGAATGACCTATACAACCGGGCGCAGAGCAATGGCTGGTACACCGAGCGCAGCGACTACTTGAACACGCCGCTCAGCTCCCTAGAAACCACTAACCTGAACCTGCGCACCGCGCTGGAGCCCTTCCGCGACTTCAACATTCAGCTGGATGCTACCCGCCTGACGGTGCGCAACCGGGAGGAGTTCTACCGTTGGAAGATAGACTCCCTCACCCTGGAGCCTTACCGCGACGGCAATGGCAACTTCCAGCTGGCCAATAAGCTGCCATCGGGCACGGGTTCGTTCAGCACTTCTTTCATTTCCATTCAAACCCTGTTTGGTGACCAGAGCCGGGGCGGCACCGAGTCGAAAGCCTTTGACCGGTACGTGGCCAACCGGCAGATCATTCGTGACCAGCTGGCCAAGGCCAACACCAACCCGGGCAACTACGGCTTTAACTCGCAGGATGTATTGATTCCGGCTTTCCTGGATGCCTACCGCGGCCGTTCTTCCGATGGATACAAGCCCAAGAAGTTTGACCCGTTTGCCATGCTGCCGCTTCCTAACTGGCGCATTGATTATAATGGACTGGGCGAACTGCCCTTTATGCAACGCTTCTTCCGCTCGGTTTCTATTACGCATGCCTACGCCTCTACCTATAATATAGGCAGCTACTCTACCTCAGCGCAGTACAACAATGAGCCGGAGGGCCTGGCCTCGAAAACCAATACCAACGGGGACTTTATTCCCTACTTCGTGTTGGGGCAGGTCAGTATTCTGGAGCGGATGTCGCCACTGCTGGGCCTCAACTTCCAGACTCTGGAAAAAGTGACCGGCCGCGTAGAATACCGCACCGAGCGCAACCTCTCCCTGAACACCACCAACGCCGAGGTAACGGAAGTGCACACCGAGGAAATGGTAATTGGCTTTGGCTACGTAACCAACCAGCTGAAGCTCCCTTTCCGCATCGGCGGCGAGCAGCGGATTCTGCGCAATGAGCTGACGGCCCGCCTGGACCTGTCTATCCGGGACAACAGCACCATTCAGCGCCGGATCAATAATGTCTCGGACACCGACCCGGGCCAGCCCAACAGCACCACCACCAATGGCGGCCGCCAGGTGCAGCTGCGCCCCACCATCGACTACGTGCTAAACCAACGGCTGAATCTGCAGTTTTACTTTACGCGCCTCATTTCGGAGCCGCGGGGTAACTCCGGCTACCGCAATGCAGCCACCGAAGGCGGCCTGCAGCTGCGCTACAGCCTCTCGGAGTAA
- the ruvA gene encoding Holliday junction branch migration protein RuvA, translating to MIAYLDGKLAYKDPTLAIIDLNGLGYEVKISLATYSKLPAEGEKAKLYTYQHIKEDAQALYGFLDPNEKSLFMQLISVSGIGPGTGIVMVSSMSVGEIRQAIVQEDVRSIQSIKGVGPKTAQRVVLELKDKFRKEELLAKAGYDTVPLARQHNTNRSEALAALVTLGFARTAAEKQLDQIQHRHGNDLSVEELIKFALKSH from the coding sequence ATGATTGCCTACCTCGACGGTAAACTAGCTTATAAAGATCCTACCCTAGCCATTATCGACCTCAACGGCCTGGGATATGAAGTAAAAATCTCTCTGGCCACTTATTCCAAGTTGCCGGCCGAGGGCGAAAAAGCGAAACTCTATACCTATCAGCATATTAAGGAAGACGCGCAGGCGCTGTACGGGTTCCTCGACCCCAACGAAAAGTCGCTGTTTATGCAGCTGATTTCTGTGTCGGGCATTGGGCCGGGCACGGGCATTGTCATGGTATCTTCCATGTCGGTGGGGGAAATCCGGCAGGCCATTGTGCAGGAAGATGTGCGCTCTATCCAGAGTATTAAAGGCGTGGGGCCCAAAACGGCCCAGCGCGTGGTGCTGGAGCTGAAAGACAAATTCCGCAAGGAGGAGCTTTTGGCAAAAGCCGGCTATGATACGGTGCCTTTGGCGCGCCAGCACAATACCAACCGCTCGGAGGCGTTAGCAGCTTTGGTTACCCTGGGCTTTGCCCGGACGGCTGCCGAGAAACAATTAGACCAGATACAGCATCGCCATGGTAATGATCTGAGCGTGGAAGAATTAATTAAATTTGCCCTTAAGTCCCATTAG
- a CDS encoding NADP-dependent malic enzyme, with protein MLKINKQEALDYHSRTPAGKIEVVPTKPVSTQLDLALAYSPGVAEPCKEIAADKDAVYKYTAKGNLVAVISNGTAVLGLGNIGPEASKPVMEGKGVLFKKFAGIDCFDIEIDATDPDEFIRIVKALEPTFGGINLEDIKAPECFRIETELREKMNIPLMHDDQHGTAIISSAALLNGLEVVGKRIDEIKLVVSGAGAAAISCLRLYLALGLKLENVVVFDKDGVINSSRTDLDPLQFQFATQRPITKLAEAMEGADVFLGLSAANVLPAELLLLMADNPIVFALANPDPEIPYELAMATRPDIIMATGRSDHPNQVNNVLGFPYIFRGALDVRATEINEAMKLAAVKALSELAKEAVPDMVNRAYGDNTLAFGRTYLIPKPLDPRLITTVSPAVAKAAMDSGVARIQIDDFLAYEDELRSRLGVNQKLMNRITQAARSNPKRVVFADGDSYKTLKAAQILSEEGIAKPILLGNRNKIARLAAENSLDLEGCEIIDILQQDAKREEYANLLYQKRQRRGITLYEGRRLLRERNYYGSMMLETGEADAFITGLSKDYGKSIVPSLQVIGVEAGVKRVASMYIIQHKKGPFFFADTTVNIDPTAEEMVDIIGLTARAVRFFDAEPRVAVISYSNFGSNPGDLPDKARKATELAKKRYPELIIDGEMQANTALNPELLREQYPFSELANKGGANTLIFPNVISGNIAYKVIQEIGGAEVIGPVLMGMRKPVHILQLGASVREIVNMAAIAVVDAQEPQRGL; from the coding sequence ATGCTGAAAATAAATAAACAGGAAGCGCTGGATTATCACTCCCGCACGCCCGCCGGCAAGATTGAAGTTGTTCCCACCAAGCCCGTCAGTACCCAGCTGGATCTGGCGCTGGCCTACTCTCCGGGAGTTGCCGAGCCCTGCAAGGAAATTGCCGCCGATAAGGACGCCGTTTATAAGTACACCGCCAAGGGCAACCTGGTCGCCGTTATCAGCAACGGAACGGCCGTGCTGGGCCTAGGCAACATCGGCCCCGAAGCCAGCAAGCCCGTGATGGAAGGCAAAGGCGTACTGTTCAAGAAGTTTGCCGGCATCGACTGCTTTGATATTGAAATTGATGCCACCGACCCCGACGAGTTCATCCGGATTGTAAAGGCCCTGGAGCCCACCTTCGGCGGCATCAACCTGGAAGACATTAAGGCCCCGGAGTGCTTCCGTATTGAAACGGAGCTGCGGGAGAAGATGAACATTCCGCTGATGCACGACGACCAGCACGGCACCGCCATCATTTCCTCGGCGGCGCTGCTCAACGGTCTGGAAGTGGTTGGCAAGCGCATTGACGAAATTAAGCTGGTCGTAAGCGGCGCCGGTGCAGCGGCCATTTCCTGCCTGCGCCTGTATCTGGCGCTGGGCCTGAAGCTGGAAAACGTAGTGGTTTTTGATAAGGATGGGGTGATAAACTCCAGCCGCACCGACCTCGACCCGCTGCAGTTCCAGTTTGCCACCCAGCGCCCCATTACCAAACTGGCCGAGGCCATGGAAGGCGCCGACGTATTCCTGGGCCTGTCCGCCGCCAATGTGCTGCCTGCCGAGCTGCTCCTACTGATGGCCGACAACCCCATTGTGTTTGCGCTGGCCAACCCCGACCCGGAAATCCCCTATGAGCTGGCCATGGCCACCCGCCCGGACATTATCATGGCTACCGGCCGCTCCGACCACCCCAACCAGGTAAACAACGTGCTGGGCTTCCCCTACATTTTCCGGGGGGCTTTGGATGTGCGCGCTACGGAAATCAATGAGGCCATGAAGTTGGCGGCGGTGAAAGCGCTGTCGGAGCTGGCGAAGGAAGCGGTGCCGGATATGGTAAACCGCGCCTACGGCGACAACACGCTGGCGTTTGGCCGCACTTATCTCATTCCCAAGCCGCTGGACCCCCGTCTGATTACCACCGTGAGCCCGGCCGTAGCCAAAGCCGCTATGGACAGCGGCGTGGCCCGCATTCAGATTGATGATTTTTTGGCGTATGAAGACGAGCTGCGCAGCCGCCTGGGCGTAAACCAGAAGCTGATGAACCGCATCACGCAGGCCGCCCGCAGCAACCCCAAGCGCGTGGTTTTTGCCGATGGCGACAGCTATAAAACCCTCAAAGCCGCCCAGATCCTCAGCGAAGAAGGCATTGCCAAGCCCATTCTGCTGGGCAACCGCAACAAAATTGCGCGCTTGGCCGCCGAAAACAGCCTAGACCTGGAAGGCTGCGAAATTATTGACATTCTGCAGCAGGACGCCAAGCGCGAAGAGTATGCCAACCTGCTCTACCAGAAGCGCCAGCGCCGGGGCATTACGCTCTACGAAGGCCGCCGCCTGCTACGGGAGCGGAACTACTACGGCTCTATGATGCTGGAAACTGGTGAGGCCGATGCCTTTATTACCGGTCTGAGCAAGGACTACGGCAAGTCCATTGTACCTTCTCTGCAGGTGATTGGAGTGGAAGCCGGCGTGAAGCGCGTGGCGTCTATGTACATCATTCAGCACAAGAAAGGCCCGTTCTTCTTCGCTGATACCACCGTGAACATCGACCCCACGGCCGAGGAGATGGTGGACATTATTGGCCTCACGGCCCGCGCCGTGCGCTTCTTTGATGCCGAGCCGCGCGTGGCCGTTATCAGCTACTCCAACTTCGGATCCAACCCCGGCGATCTGCCCGACAAGGCCCGCAAAGCCACCGAGCTGGCCAAAAAACGCTACCCGGAGCTCATTATTGATGGCGAGATGCAGGCCAACACGGCCCTGAACCCGGAACTACTGCGCGAGCAGTATCCCTTCTCCGAGCTGGCCAACAAAGGCGGCGCCAACACCCTCATTTTTCCGAACGTTATCAGCGGCAACATTGCCTATAAGGTCATCCAGGAAATTGGCGGGGCCGAGGTAATCGGGCCGGTGCTGATGGGCATGCGCAAGCCGGTGCACATTCTGCAGTTGGGCGCCTCGGTACGGGAAATTGTGAACATGGCCGCTATTGCGGTAGTAGACGCTCAGGAACCGCAGCGGGGACTGTAG